DNA from Mycolicibacterium alvei:
CAGACCGTGCAGAACTGTGCGACGGCGACCGCCTACGTGGTCGATCTCGCCGACCCGAAGGCGGTGAGCACACTGCGCGACGAGGTAGTGGCGGCACACGGACCGCCCGGCGTCATCGTCAATGCCGCCGGCTTCGACCGGGTCGAGCCGTTCATGTCCAACGACGACGCACTCTGGCAGTCGTTGGTCGCAGTCAACTTCCTCGGACCCGTCCGGCTCACCCACGCGTTTCTCGAAGCGATCCTCGCCGCGGGAGATACGGCAAAGATCGTCAACATTGCCAGTGATGCAGGGCGGGTGGGCAGTCTGGGGGAGACGGTGTACGCCGGCACCAAGGGTGGGGTGATCGCCTTCACCAAGTCGCTGGCACGCGAGATGGCCCGTCATCAGATCAACGTCAACTGTGTTTGCCCTGGACCGACAGACACGCCGCTGTTCCATTCGCTTCCCGACAAGGTCCGTGAGGGGCTGATCAGGGCCATCCCGTTCCGCCGGCTCGCGGAACCGGAGGAGGTCGCCAAGGCCGTGCTCTTCTTCGCATCCGACGATGCCAGCTTCATTACTGGCCAAGTCCTCAGTGTCAGTGGGGGCTTGACGATGGCCGGCTGATGACCAATCGGTGACCGACGCACGTGGAACCCGCCCTTGGTCGATGCCAGTTCGCAGTGGCATACTTGCTCAGCCCCTGGGCTCAACCCAGCCAGTTCGGTTAGCCTCGGGGAGCAGATTGGCCAGTTGGGGGATTGCTATGGCAAACGATCTGAGAGTGGACCCGGGGGCGCTTCGGGCGGGGGCCACTAGCAGCGAGATGATCGCTGCCGAATTGGGGGTATCGCATGCCCGTCCCGATGCCGGGGGCTACCCGAGTAGCACCGGCGTCTCGGCGATGGACGACGCGGTGATCACCGCGCGAACCTCCCAGTCGGGGCGCGTCAGCGCGCAGGCGGGACACCTGTCTGCGGCTGCGCTGCAATACGCCGCCGTCGACGACCAACACGCCGGGGGCCTGGCGGAGTTGATGTGAATGATCTGCCCGACGCGGGTCAGCCTGGTGGAGCGCTGACCCGGTCTCAGCTAGAAGACTGGGACACAACATATCTCGCAGACGCTGCCGCGCGCTGGCGACAATTGGCTGCCGAGTCGGAAGCACTGTTCGAGTGGCACCGGCAGAACGTGCACGCGCCGGGTGGTGCCGAGTGGTCCGGGGACGCCAGTGAAGCCGCGGGGGAGCGGGTCAGCGCAGATGCCGTGGTGGTCCGCAGGCAGGGCGACATTCAGCGGGAGGCCTCTGAGATCGCCGAGAACGGCTGCCGGGACATCCGGCTGGCCGTGGAGCAGGTGCTCGACGCCATCGCCGCCGCCGAAGAGGAGGATTTCCGGGTTTCCGAGGATCTGAAGGTGCGCGACACCCGCCGCATCGACGTGACGACCATGGCGACGCGCTACGTGGCGTCGCGAGAGCACGCCGAGGACATCCGGTGGCACTGCGAGCGGCTCATGCAGGCCGAGATCTACCTGGGGCAGCGGCTCGAGGGCAAGGCCCTCGAGCTCGCCGCCATCCGGTTCTCGGTGTGACCGTAGGGTTGTTCGGCTACAGCTGGGCCCAGATCGACTTGGTCTTCAGATAGGCGTCGATGCCCTCGTAACCGAACTCCTTGCCGATGCCCGACTGCTTGTAGCCGCCGAACGGCACGTTGTGGTCGAACGTCAACTGGCAGTTCAGCCCCACCATGCCGGCCTGCAGGCGCTTGCCCAGGCTGTGTGCGCGGGCCAGGTTGGTGGTCCAGACCGTGGCGGCCAGGCCGTAGCCGGTGTCGTTGGCCATCGCGATGGCCTCGTCGTCGTCGTCGAACGGCAGGATGGTGACGACGGGTCCGAAGATCTCCTCCTTGTACAGGCGGCTGGTGGCGGGGTCGACGTTGGTGACCACGGTGGGCTTGACGAAGTAGCCCTTACGGTCCAATCGGTAACCACCGGAAACGATTTCGGCACCGTCGCGCTTGCCCTGGTCGATGTATCCCAGCACGCGGTCGAGCTGCTTCTGGCTGACCAGCGGGCTGATCATGGCGCCCTCGTCCTTGGGGCCGCCGAGCACCAGGTTCTCGCCGATCATCGAGATGCCTTGGACGACACGCTCATAGACGCTGCGCTGCACGAAGATTCGTGATCCGCACACGCAGCCCTGCCCGGAGTGCACGAAGATGCCCATCGAGGCCATCATGATTGCCATGTCGAGGTCGGCATCGGAATAGATCAGCACCGGGGACTTACCGCCCAGCTCCAGGGTCACCTTCTTCAAGTTGTCCGCCGAGTCCCGCATGATCTGCTTGCCGACCTCGGTGGAGCCGGTGAAGGCGACCTTCTCGACATCGGGGTGCGCGGTGATCGCGGCGCCCGCGGTGGCGCCGTAACCGATCACGAAGTTGGCCACCCCGTCGGGGACGCCGGCCTCGCCGATGAGCCGCTCCAGCAAGACGGCCGACAACGGGGTCTCCTCGGCCGGCTTGACGACACTGGAGCAGCCGGCGGCGAGAGCCGGGGCGATCTTGGCGCAGGCATTGAACAGCGGGCCGTTCCACGGATAGATCAGGCCCACCACGCCGTACGGCTCTTTGGTGGTGTAGGCGTGCAGGTTGGAGTAATTGCTGTTGACGCCCCCTTCCATCTGCACCTGGTAGCTGCTGCCGTTGAGCTTGGTACACCAGCCCGCGTAGTAGCGGAAGAACTCCGCACAGGTCGAGACGATCATCTCGGCCTGCATCGGCGGCATCCCGGCGTCCAGCGATTCCAGCTCGGCGAATTCCTTGGCGTGCTCATCGATCAGATCGCCGAGCTTCCACAGCACCTTGGCACGCTGGCGGGCCGGGATGTCAGTCCAGACCCCGGACTGGTAGGCGGCTTTCGCGGCGGCGACGGCAGTGTCGACCGCCTCGGGTCCGCAGTCGCGGAACTCGGTGACCTGCTCCTCGGTCGCCGGGTCGATGACCGGAATCACCTCGCCGGTACCGGGTCGGTTGCGGAGGTCGTCCAGAACTGTCTGCAGCGCCATGCGGTTCCCTTCGTCGTCACAAATGCTGAGCACTTGCTTAGCATTTGGCGGGCTGGCGGTCAAGACCCGCACCTGCGGATGCAATGTCGCAATCACTCGGTATTTGCGGTTGTTGGACGCCTGCGGTGTCGATACGCTGACGCGATGCCAGATATCCGGGTCCGCGAGGCCGCCGAACTGCTCGGGGTCAGTGACGACACCGTGCGGCGCTGGATCGACGACGGATCGCTGCCGGCCCATCTCGACGGCTCC
Protein-coding regions in this window:
- a CDS encoding SDR family NAD(P)-dependent oxidoreductase, with amino-acid sequence MRFENKVAVVTGAASGIGRAIAIALAEDGATVAAIDRNEAGLAQTVQNCATATAYVVDLADPKAVSTLRDEVVAAHGPPGVIVNAAGFDRVEPFMSNDDALWQSLVAVNFLGPVRLTHAFLEAILAAGDTAKIVNIASDAGRVGSLGETVYAGTKGGVIAFTKSLAREMARHQINVNCVCPGPTDTPLFHSLPDKVREGLIRAIPFRRLAEPEEVAKAVLFFASDDASFITGQVLSVSGGLTMAG
- a CDS encoding aldehyde dehydrogenase family protein; translation: MALQTVLDDLRNRPGTGEVIPVIDPATEEQVTEFRDCGPEAVDTAVAAAKAAYQSGVWTDIPARQRAKVLWKLGDLIDEHAKEFAELESLDAGMPPMQAEMIVSTCAEFFRYYAGWCTKLNGSSYQVQMEGGVNSNYSNLHAYTTKEPYGVVGLIYPWNGPLFNACAKIAPALAAGCSSVVKPAEETPLSAVLLERLIGEAGVPDGVANFVIGYGATAGAAITAHPDVEKVAFTGSTEVGKQIMRDSADNLKKVTLELGGKSPVLIYSDADLDMAIMMASMGIFVHSGQGCVCGSRIFVQRSVYERVVQGISMIGENLVLGGPKDEGAMISPLVSQKQLDRVLGYIDQGKRDGAEIVSGGYRLDRKGYFVKPTVVTNVDPATSRLYKEEIFGPVVTILPFDDDDEAIAMANDTGYGLAATVWTTNLARAHSLGKRLQAGMVGLNCQLTFDHNVPFGGYKQSGIGKEFGYEGIDAYLKTKSIWAQL